One region of Diabrotica undecimpunctata isolate CICGRU chromosome 6, icDiaUnde3, whole genome shotgun sequence genomic DNA includes:
- the Polr1F gene encoding DNA-directed RNA polymerase I subunit RPA43, whose protein sequence is MVKISNARVNFNPKLLKKLKKRENSGVEVHTALQHLAIYPHQLNNFSDSVKGLLNAKIAKYNKTFNGILLGYKNIKLLKEGGVIHDDSCYIHFDIRADFYIFKPEIGKIMEGVVKRKSKDHIGALVYEAFNVSIPLTNDDEEEELGNTVKVGDNVTFQLTYINLTSYLPYIRGRLISETTEAETNETSEIKVKKKKKKSKTKEKKLEVEEMEDE, encoded by the exons ATGGTGAAAATATCTAATGCACGTGTTAATTTTAATCCAAAATTACTGAAAAAGCTTAAAAAGAGGGAAAACTCTGGAGTGGAAGTTCATACAGCACTTCAACATTTAGCAATATACCCACATCAACTAAATAATTTTAGTGATTCTGTTAAAGGACTGTTGAATGCCAAAATAGCTAAATACAATAAAAC aTTCAATGGTATTTTACTTGGCTATAAAAACATTAAACTACTAAAAGAAGGCGGAGTCATTCATGATGATTCTTGCTACATCCATTTCGATATCCGAGCTGATTTCTATATTTTCAAACCTGAGATAGGCAAAATCATGGAAGGTGTTGTGAAAAGAAAGAGTAAAGACCATATTGGAGCTCTTGTATATGAAGCGTTTAATGTTTCGATCCCATTAACAAATGATGACGAGGAAGAAGAATTAGGGAATACAGTGAAGGTGGGGGATAATGTTACTTTTCAGCTAACATATATCAATCTTACTTCATATTTGCCATACATTCGTGGAAGACTTAT ATCAGAAACAACTGAAGCAGAAACAAACGAAACATCAGAAATAAaagtgaagaaaaagaagaagaaatcaaaAACCAAAGAGAAGAAACTTGAAGTTGAAGAAATGGAAGAtgagtaa
- the LOC140443273 gene encoding uncharacterized protein — protein sequence MHIKQVIKQSDDLMHIIKKLSKIIFDKFTERDRKVWTRRLNSQMFRCSKVIKNNRLSVGTVRKLQTYIGHFKHFRQIILNFNNKYVGLGLNSKLHNRVKWENVISCFASRIKTGVIVNLVHKDLTQFLNDCYIIFSRKIKIILKTNRILKVNTTFCGEFIKKSSDTESLDLKYFNTKNAIIDTSTDLHLWFSENVKDKIFTKLSEFAEKDSGAALSKVISLEVNINKVEIGNGSSFIDLPIEIQKKRACINVHNVDQACFYWSIVSALCPVTKDPQRVSKYPHYSTVLQTDKLESPMPLSQISKFEKSNAISVNVFALELNVVKDKQFYEVVPARLTPQKMEKHVNLLLIQDKYFPKLNDYDAPPEDDDDQTEIRLHYCWIKDLGKLVRSQLNKNTRKKYICDRCLNYFHSESKLAEHEEMCSDVNKCKMTVPKYDHVAFRNFTYKQTTPFIVYADFECQLHNFTDSNVSLSKTAKYQKHVPFSAGYYLKCAYDDSLSYFNSYRGENCMEWFAKEMAEISKFVNSKIKTIVPMVEKPNTNMTTVCHICEKRFLATDTIVVDHDHFTGQVRGFAHQAYPAWYYTMPGYTWDCMLRYTQCKLELLKDVDMILFMEKAIRGGISVCSNRYSEANNKYISSYDPTRPSKYILYLDVNNLYGWAMSEALPIGGFKWIEDVTKFGVGNLPEGHIDIMSIQDDAKEGYFFQVDLEYPRELHDKHKDFPFAAEHRIPPGSKLPKLIPTLYHKTKYIMHYRNLKQALANGLILTKIHKVLKFNQSAWLRPYIELNTNLRAAATNSFEKNLFKLMNNAVFGKTMENQRRHRIVKLCKKWHGRYGAKNLIASSRFHSRTIFSENLVAIELKKSEVCFNKPLYIGAAILDISKLCMYDFHYNFMLPTMGEKNCSLLYMDTDSFIYELQCSDAYREVLKAHPSKFDTSDYAENNPYEIESSLMIATISLSRDVLPASFEATNSLRRSTNSFGSSQ from the exons ATGCATATAAAACAAGTGATTAAACAGTCTGATGATTTGATGCACATTATTAAAAAgcttagtaaaataattttcgataAATTCACTGAAAGAGATCGTAAAGTTTGGACAAGACGGTTAAATAGTCAAATGTTTAGATGcagtaaagtaattaaaaacaatagactatccgtaggaacagttagaaaattgcaaacttacataggacattttaagcattttagacaaattattttaaatttcaataataagtacgttgggttggggcttaattcaaaattacacaatagagttaaatgggaaaatgtTATTTCGTGTTTTGCTAGTCGAATTAAAACTGGAGTTATAGTTAATTTAGTGCATAAGGACTTAACACAGTTCCTAaatgattgttatattatttttagtagaaaaattaaaattattttaaaaacaaatagaattcttaaagtcaatactacattttgcggcgaattcattaaaaaatcgagtgataccgaaagtttagatttaaaatattttaacactaaaaatgctattatagacacatcgaccgatttacatctttggtttagtgaaaatgttaaggataaaatttttacaaagctgtctgaatttgcagaaaaagatTCGGGTGCTGCTCTGTCTAAAGTAATTTCATtagaagttaatattaataaagtagaaATAGGAAACGGTTCATCGTTCATTGACTTGCCAATAGAGATTCAGAAAAAACGAGCGTGCATTAATGTGCATAACGTTGATCAGGCTTGTTTTTATTGGTCAATAGTTAGCGCTTTGTGTCCTGTTACTAAGGATCCACAGAGAGTTTCGAAATATCCACATTATTCTACTGTTTTGCAAACAGACAAATTAGAAAGCCCAATGCCATTAagtcaaatttcaaaatttgaaaaatcaaaCGCCATATCTGTCAATGTGTTTGCATTAGAATTAAACGTAGTGAAGGACAAACAATTTTATGAAGTAGTACCTGCCAGACTGACaccgcaaaagatggaaaagcatGTTAATTTGCTCCTAATACAGGATAAATATTTCCCAAAGTTAAACGATTACGATGCTCCTCCAGAAGATGATGATGATCAGACTGAAATACGCCttcattattgttggattaaagaTTTAGGAAAATTAGTAAGATCACAATTGAACAAAAACacacgtaaaaaatatatttgcgatcgttgtttaaactattttcacaGCGAAAGCAAACTAGCAGAGCACGAAGAAATGTGTTCAGATGTGAATAAATGCAAAATGACTGTTCCCAAATATGACCATGTGGCTTTTCGCAATTTTACATACAAACAAACAACTCCGTTTATAGTTTATGCTGATTTTGAATGCcaattacataattttacagATTCAAATGTCTCATTGAGTAAAACagcaaaatatcagaaacatgtaccttttagtgcaggttattatttgaaatgtgcttacgatgatagtttatcttattttaatagctatagaggtgaaaattgcatggagtggttcgcaaaagaaatggccgaaatttccaaatttgtaaattccaaaataaagacaattgtACCTATGGTCGAAAAGCCCAACACAAATATGACAACTGTTTGCCATATTTGCGAAAAACGCTTTTTGGCTACAGATACAATTGTTGTAGATCACGATCATTTTACGGGACAAGTACGGGGATTTGCGCACCAAGCAT ATCCAGCATGGTATTATACTATGCCAGGATACACTTGGGATTGTATGTTGAGATACACACAATGTAAATTAGAATTGCTAAAAGATGTGGATATGATCTTGTTTATGGAAAAAGCCATAAGAGGTGGGATATCTGTTTGTAGCAACAGATATTCGGAGGCCAACAACAAATACATTTCGTCGTATGATCCCACACGGCCCTCTAAGTACATCCTCTATTTAGATGTAAACAATCTGTATGGCTGGGCCATGAGTGAAGCTTTACCAATAGGAGGATTCAAGTGGATCGAAGACGTAACCAAATTTGGTGTTGGTAATCTTCCCGAAGGCCATATAGATATTATGTCAATACAGGATGATGCAAAGGAGGgctattttttccaagttgactTGGAGTATCCACGCGAATTACACGACAAacataaagattttccatttGCTGCCGAACACCGCATTCCGCCCGGTTCAAAATTGCCAAAGTTAATACCAACTTTATAtcacaaaaccaaatatattatgCATTATAGAAATCTTAAACAGGCATTAGCCAACgggttaattttaacaaaaatacataaagttttgaaatttaatcaATCTGCGTGGCTGCGACCGTATATCGAGTTAAATACAAATTTACGGGCGGCAGCCACCAacagttttgagaaaaatttgttcaaattaaTGAATAATGCTGTGTTCGGCAAGACCATGGAGAATCAAAGACGTCATCGTattgtaaaattatgtaaaaagtggCATGGAAGGTACGGAGCCAAAAATTTGATTGCGAGTAGTCGATTTCACAGTCGTACGATCTTTAGCGAAAATTTGGTAGCTATCGAACTTAAGAAATCAGAAGTATGTTTTAATAAACCCCTGTATATAGGCGCAGCAATCCTCGATATATCCAAATTATGTATGTATGATTTTCACTACAACTTTATGCTTCCAACGATGGGAGAGAAAAACTGTTCATTGCTGTACATGGATACAGATAGCTTTATTTATGAATTGCAATGTTCAGATGCATATAGAGAGGTTTTAAAGGCGCATCCAAGTAAATTCGATACCTCAGACTATGCCGAAAACAACCCATACgaaatagaaag TTCATTGATGATTGCTACGATTTCGTTGTCGAGAGATGTGTTGCCGGCGTCTTTCGAAGCCACCAATAGTTTAAGACGTTCAACTAactcatttggatcatcccaataa
- the LOC140444159 gene encoding inositol polyphosphate-4-phosphatase type I A: MRFNKQELVTLATQPSTKFEKEGVLILREKQEGFFRKTEISLERWCRLRGNLLFYFKNRDPWSEPLGVIVLEQCQVRIDPPMSGSAFTIEGYFPFYLVFDGGLNQALASVSDAERSSWIDAIRHASYEGIRAELGALRQCIERRRSHKPVVDLQTWRLQHTHTLDVTEIPLCEVSFSCDNLLCDGHGRPPNPSLVVDVFIPSSKFWVQYGRTEVIERCSNPIFLSTVSFRASDGLSRDTRVRFTVFDVRERVSDTAVPLGSACILLSVMQDSTRLRIPVLSRSQSTVGFLTINAWFLEGEDKGSSTEHTPCKKPLHNPTQAFAHRRSQSLPPRLGVKMKLPNQSELKLIFSSPYLQTYRFHSGLGGDICVHEYMAESRVCFSLPRQVLDIWIQQEKELLQEVAGMGELREPWHSRQVELLDRHLHLLRLYSQARENLQAHKGSLFKASSRKGDRSLEFAPVNLHLQRMWVHNDTLNKSGFYDWITVGAFTAHSHKSKNGGLIKLVQQLKESPIKTGANCQITTKISMANDAIQAIKQLRKEVVEAMRNLMRLAKEKQTNGMLPICEDMINKTRILLSLWDSGLVEEALNFIEEYKLLPNEDSGVGDDDSSMDSLGRPNVLSPFKRITQQLTSLDLRSPELEDFATPCTPINDDDIWKVQNHSDTNCNSLNSSEVVKSLCSNMQTPDESNFVLFPECEDSQNESSLETTTELNIITTVPTINVNSDSDSSNQPHSLEPDTGRTFLDTNIMCSSPSANYYKPTDEPEPWDITQLNIEASVMCLVSKVKFLCGRCNSPAVRLKPNMRNIKKTVIVDQPTRGNIIDKEAEAVTKVVNKIVKNGNKFTDGLDINKISDWVAELRPSMRKLRLAMDGLLKTARLTHSVFRVQESPKVAQRFCNVRYRRDVCFSQALTSLVTALMAKLWCHKPDPNYVTMLNGLGPLAHFEGLLSYYGNEIDMWGDMSVAIEDLRTVLFILVRSPSPSTEPYPTPKVTGTRNSLVVSLPVPDSLHSLIPSRQTVSFHVTPVFFNIGINEMATLAESLGSTKPQERSNIDNFERLNEYYLRYKKLKILDNARRISSSASQSRPVSAIIEDLRLSVHSSKAKNVEILHLAAQICRQLNGLRFTSCKSAKDRTGMSVTFEECQILADEYHLAEHEFQRVLDCLRSEGCRRENALKNIGIKKYAFNSIQLLAYPKFYRPPPGTYGSALT; this comes from the exons ATGCGTTTCAACAAGCAGGAACTGGTCACTTTGGCCACACAACCATCTACCAAATTTGAAAAAGAAGGGGTTTTAATCCTGCGTGAAAAACAGGAAGGATTTTTTAGGAAAACAGAAA TTAGTTTAGAGAGATGGTGTCGTCTGAGGGGCAATTTATTGTTTTACTTCAAAAATCGAGATCCGTGGTCGGAGCCTTTAGGGGTGATTGTACTCGAACAGTGCCAAGTTAGAATAGATCCACCAATGTCAGGTTCAGCTTTTACCATTGAAGgatattttccattttatctGG TTTTTGATGGAGGTCTTAACCAGGCTCTGGCTTCAGTATCGGATGCTGAACGATCGAGTTGGATAGACGCCATCAGACACGCCAGTTACGAGGGAATACGAGCCGAGTTGGGCGCTCTGAGACAGTgtatagaaagaagaagaagtcacaAACCAGTAGTTGATCTTCAGACTTGGAGATTGCAACACACACATACGCTTGATGTCACTGAAATACCATTGTGTGAAGTATCCTTTTCATGTGATAATTTACTCTGTGATGGACATGGTAGACCTCCAAATCCTTCTCTAGTCGTAGATGTTTTCATACCTTCTTCCAAATTTTGGGTGCAGTACGGCAGGACCGAAGTTATAGAG agatgtagtaacCCAATATTTCTTTCAACCGTGAGCTTCCGCGCCTCTGACGGCCTTTCTAGAGACACTAGAGTCAGATTTACCGTTTTCGATGTACGCGAAAGAGTATCTGATACAGCTGTGCCCCTAGGATCTGCTTGTATTCTTCTGAGTGTCATGCAAGATTCAACGAGACTGCGGATACCCGTTTTATCCAGGTCGCAAAGCACAGTAGGATTTTTAACGATCAACGCTTGGTTTTTGGAAGGTGAGGATAAGGGGAGTAGCACTGAACATACGCCATGCAAGAAACCTTTACATAATCCCACACAG GCTTTCGCTCATCGCAGATCCCAATCACTACCTCCAAGACTAGGTGTTAAAATGAAGCTTCCAAATCAGTCTGAATTAAAGTTAATATTTTCGTCGCCATATCTGCAAACTTACCGTTTTCATTCGGGATTAGGAGGGGATATTTGCGTGCATGAATACATGGCTGAGAGTAGAGTGTGTTTTTCTTTACCTCGTCAAGTTCT AGATATCTGGATCCAACAAGAAAAAGAACTCCTCCAAGAAGTAGCCGGCATGGGCGAGCTGCGCGAACCGTGGCACTCTAGACAAGTAGAACTATTAGATAGACACTTACATCTCTTACGTCTCTATTCGCAAGCGAGGGAGAACCTACAAGCACACAAGGGAAGCCTCTTCAAAGCCAGTAGCCGCAAGGGGGACAGGAGCTTGGAGTTCGCTCCCGTTAACTTACATTTACAACGAATGTGGGTGCACAACGATACGCTTAACAAGTCCGGATTTTACGATTGGATCACAGTTGGAGCTTTTACGGCGCATTCTCATAAGTCCAAGAACGGGGGATTGATCAA attaGTACAACAGTTAAAAGAATCTCCCATAAAGACTGGTGCGAATTgccaaataacaacaaaaatttccATGGCGAACGACGCCATACAAGCGATCAAACAGCTGCGAAAAGAAGTAGTGGAAGCCATGAGAAATTTAATGCGGctagcaaaagaaaaacaaaccaACGGCATGTTACCCATATGCGAAGACATGATTAACAAGACGCGGATACTCCTCAGTCTCTGGGACTCAGGTCTGGTCGAAGAGGCGCTGAATTTTATTGAGGAATACAAGTTATTACCGAACGAGGATTCAGGCGTAGGAGATGATGATTCCAGTATGGATAGTTTGGGGAGACCGAACGTTTTATCGCCGTTCAAGAGAATTACCCAACAACTTACGTCGCTAGATCTAAGAAGTCCGGAGTTGGAAGACTTTGCGACTCCCTGTACGCCAattaatgatgatgatatatggAAG GTACAAAATCACAGCGATACAAATTGCAATTCTTTGAATTCCAGTGAAGTAGTGAAAAGTCTTTGTTCAAATATGCAAACACCAGACGAAAGCAATTTCGTTCTATTTCCTGAGTGTGAGGATAGTCAAAACGAG AGTTCCTTAGAAACCACAACAGAACTAAATATCATTACAACCGTACCTACTATTAATGTGAATAGCGATAGCGATAGCTCCAACCAACCTCACTCTTTGGAACCAGACACGGGACGTACCTTTCTCGATACCAACATTATGTGCAGTTCTCCTTCGGCCAATTATTATAAACCGACGGACGAACCGGAACCTTGGGACATAACTCAGTTAAATATCGAGGCCAGCGTCATGTGTCTTGTGAGCAAAGTCAAGTTTTTGTGTGGAAG ATGTAATAGCCCTGCTGTCAGGTTGAAGCCGAACATGAGGAATATTAAAAAGACCGTTATCGTTGATCAACCTACGAGGGGAAACATCATCGATAAAGAAGCCGAGGCTGTGACAAAGGTTGTGAATAAAATTGTTAAGAACG GTAACAAATTCACCGACGGTTTAGACATAAACAAAATCAGTGACTGGGTCGCAGAACTAAGACCCAGCATGCGGAAGCTACGCTTAGCCATGGACGGTTTACTGAAGACAGCGCGATTGACGCACTCAGTTTTCAGGGTTCAAGAAAGCCCAAAAGTTGCTCAAAGGTTCTGCAATGTGCGGTACAGAAGGGATGTGTGCTTCTCACAAGCG ttaACATCCCTGGTTACAGCTCTGATGGCAAAGCTTTGGTGCCATAAACCCGATCCGAATTACGTGACGATGTTGAATGGACTCGGACCTTTGGCGCACTTCGAAGGGCTTCTCAGCTATTACGGTAATGAAATTGACATGTGGGGCGATATGTCAGTTGCTATCGAAGATTTACGAACTGTGCTCTTCATCCTAG TGAGGAGCCCTAGTCCATCGACAGAGCCGTATCCCACTCCCAAAGTGACAGGTACGAGAAATTCCCTGGTGGTATCTTTACCAGTGCCAGATTCTCTGCACAGTCTGATACCTTCCCGCCAAACGGTATCTTTCCACGTTACGCCAGTATTTTTTAACATAGGAATTAATGAAATGGCCACCTTAGCGGAAAGTTTGG GTTCCACAAAGCCGCAAGAACGTTCTAATATCGATAATTTCGAAAGACTAAACGAATACTATTTAAGAtacaagaaattgaaaattttagacAACGCCCGAAGAATATCTTCCAGCGCCAGTCAATCGAGACCTGTCAGTGCCATTATAGAGGATCTTCGATTATCTGTACATAGTTCCAAGGCCAAAAATGTTGAAATCCTCCATTTAGCAGCACAAATATGTAGACAATTGAATG GTTTAAGATTTACGAGCTGTAAAAGTGCCAAAGACAGAACGGGAATGTCCGTGACATTCGAAGAATGTCAGATCTTAGCTGATGAATACCATTTAGCAGAACACGAATTCCAACGAGTATTAGATTGTTTAAGAAG tGAGGGTTGCCGTAGGGAAAACGCTCTGAAGAATATCGGAATAAAAAAATATGCTTTCAATTCTATCCAGCTCCTGGCATATCCAAAATTCTACAGACCTCCTCCAGGGACGTACGGATCTGCACTAACTTAA
- the LOC140444161 gene encoding TP53-regulated inhibitor of apoptosis 1-like, with amino-acid sequence MNSIGEACNDLKKEYDACFNSWFSDHFLRGSNNDSMCAPLFKVYQQCVKKAMKDQKIDLQEVSADILGGTKEKKIETS; translated from the exons ATGAACAGCATAGGAGAGGCTTGTAATGATCTCAAAAAGGAATACGACGCCTGTTTCAACAGTTGGTTTTCAGATCATTTCTTGAGAGGCAGTAATAATGATTCTATGTGTGCACCTTTATTTAAAGTATATCAGCAATGTGTTAAG AAAGCTATGAAAGATCAGAAAATTGACCTCCAAGAAGTTAGTGCAGATATTCTTGGTGGTACTAAGGAGAAGAAGATAGAAACCTCATAA